The Mycolicibacterium mageritense genome contains a region encoding:
- a CDS encoding globin domain-containing protein, which translates to MPVRKPETAVAAGELDKRHADVVSATLPLIASRIDDITREFYQGLFGNHPELLRNLFNRGNQAQGAQQRALAASIATFATHLVDPDLPHPAELLSRIGHKHASLGVTAEQYPIVHEHLFAAIVKVLGAETVTAEVAEAWDRVYWIMAETLIALERDLYASAGVEPGDVYRRLRVTSRVDDPSGAVLVTVATDGPTKFLPGQYVSVGVTLPDGARQLRQYSLVSVSGTDRLTFAVKPVDATADAPAGEVSNWIRANLCVGDLLDVTLPFGDLHPARLAGQPLVLASAGVGVTPMVGILEALAAEQPDTRVQVLHADRSDTTHPLRERQHELIAALPNASLDVWYEDGVTARTPGVHPGLMNLSGVDVPDDAQVYLCGGAGFVQAVRTQLVERGIAAERVHCELFSPNDWLLD; encoded by the coding sequence ATGCCCGTAAGAAAACCCGAAACAGCCGTCGCGGCAGGGGAACTCGACAAGCGGCACGCCGACGTCGTATCGGCGACCCTGCCGCTGATCGCCTCGCGCATCGACGACATCACCAGGGAGTTCTACCAAGGCCTGTTCGGCAATCACCCCGAACTGCTGCGCAACCTGTTCAACCGCGGCAACCAGGCCCAAGGCGCCCAGCAGCGCGCGCTGGCCGCTTCGATCGCGACGTTCGCGACGCACCTGGTCGATCCGGACCTGCCGCATCCGGCCGAGCTGCTGTCGCGGATCGGGCACAAGCACGCGTCGCTTGGCGTCACGGCCGAGCAGTACCCGATCGTGCACGAGCACCTGTTCGCGGCGATCGTGAAAGTGCTTGGCGCCGAGACTGTCACCGCCGAGGTGGCCGAGGCGTGGGACCGCGTCTACTGGATCATGGCCGAAACCCTCATCGCGCTGGAGCGTGACCTCTACGCGTCGGCGGGGGTGGAGCCGGGGGACGTCTACCGGCGGCTGCGGGTCACGTCGCGGGTCGACGATCCGTCAGGCGCCGTGCTGGTCACCGTCGCGACCGACGGTCCGACGAAATTCCTTCCCGGCCAGTATGTCTCGGTGGGTGTGACGCTGCCCGACGGCGCACGGCAGCTGCGCCAGTACAGCCTCGTGAGCGTGAGCGGGACCGATCGGCTGACGTTCGCGGTCAAGCCGGTCGACGCGACGGCGGACGCGCCGGCGGGGGAGGTGTCGAACTGGATCCGCGCCAACCTGTGCGTCGGTGACCTGCTCGACGTCACGCTGCCGTTCGGTGATCTGCACCCCGCGCGCCTGGCCGGTCAGCCGTTGGTCCTGGCGTCCGCGGGCGTCGGGGTCACGCCGATGGTCGGCATCCTCGAGGCGCTGGCCGCCGAGCAACCCGACACCCGCGTGCAGGTGCTGCACGCCGACCGCAGCGACACCACGCATCCGCTGCGGGAGCGTCAGCACGAGCTGATCGCCGCGCTGCCCAACGCGAGCCTCGACGTCTGGTACGAGGACGGCGTCACCGCGCGCACCCCGGGCGTGCATCCGGGGCTGATGAACCTCTCCGGTGTCGACGTGCCCGACGATGCGCAGGTCTACCTGTGCGGCGGGGCCGGTTTCGTACAGGCCGTACGCACCCAACTGGTCGAGCGCGGCATCGCCGCCGAGCGCGTGCACTGCGAGCTGTTCTCGCCCAACGACTGGCTGCTCGATTGA
- the rpmG gene encoding 50S ribosomal protein L33: protein MASSTDVRPKITLACEVCKHRNYITKKNRRNDPDRLEIKKFCPNCGHHQPHKESR, encoded by the coding sequence GTGGCGTCGAGTACGGACGTTCGGCCGAAGATCACTTTGGCCTGCGAGGTGTGCAAGCACCGCAACTACATCACGAAGAAGAACCGCCGCAACGATCCCGATCGCCTCGAGATCAAGAAGTTCTGCCCGAACTGCGGTCACCACCAGCCGCACAAAGAGTCGCGGTAA
- the hadA gene encoding (3R)-hydroxyacyl-ACP dehydratase subunit HadA encodes MALSSNIVGMHYRHPEHYEVGREKIREHAVAVKNDDAYHHDEKVAGALGHDSLPAPLTFSCIFGYQAQSAFFEYAKIGIQDAQIVQVDQKFVYRKPIFAGDKLYADVYVDSVRQAHGTDLIVMKTIITDSSGDEVQESYTTLAGRTGEDGEGFSDGSA; translated from the coding sequence GTGGCTCTTTCGTCGAACATCGTCGGGATGCACTACCGGCATCCTGAGCATTACGAGGTTGGTCGCGAGAAAATCCGTGAGCACGCAGTCGCCGTCAAGAACGACGACGCGTACCACCATGACGAGAAGGTCGCCGGCGCGCTCGGACACGATTCGCTGCCTGCGCCGCTGACCTTCAGCTGCATCTTCGGTTACCAGGCGCAGTCAGCCTTCTTCGAGTACGCCAAGATCGGCATCCAGGACGCCCAGATCGTCCAGGTCGACCAGAAGTTCGTGTACCGCAAGCCCATCTTCGCGGGCGACAAGTTGTACGCAGACGTCTACGTGGATTCGGTTCGGCAGGCGCACGGCACCGATCTGATCGTGATGAAGACCATCATCACCGACAGCTCCGGTGATGAGGTGCAGGAGTCCTATACGACCTTGGCGGGCCGTACGGGCGAAGATGGAGAGGGCTTTTCTGATGGCTCTGCGTGA
- the hadB gene encoding (3R)-hydroxyacyl-ACP dehydratase subunit HadB, whose product MALREFDSVKVGDTLPEKVIPLTRADLVNYAGVSGDLNPIHWDDEIAKQVGLDTAIAHGMLTMGLGGGYVTSWVGDPAAVKEYNVRFTAVVPVPNDGVGAEITFNGRIKSVDPEDKLVTIAISATAGGKKIFGRAVATAKLA is encoded by the coding sequence ATGGCTCTGCGTGAATTCGATTCGGTCAAGGTCGGTGACACCCTTCCGGAGAAGGTCATCCCGCTCACCCGTGCGGATCTGGTCAACTACGCCGGCGTGTCCGGCGACCTCAACCCGATCCACTGGGACGACGAGATCGCCAAGCAGGTCGGTCTCGATACCGCGATCGCCCACGGCATGCTGACCATGGGCCTCGGCGGCGGCTACGTCACCTCGTGGGTGGGCGACCCGGCGGCGGTCAAGGAATACAACGTCCGGTTCACCGCGGTGGTCCCCGTGCCCAACGACGGTGTCGGCGCCGAGATCACCTTCAACGGCCGGATCAAGTCCGTCGATCCCGAGGACAAGCTGGTCACCATCGCCATCTCGGCCACCGCAGGCGGTAAGAAGATCTTCGGGCGTGCCGTCGCCACCGCGAAACTCGCTTAG
- the hadC gene encoding (3R)-hydroxyacyl-ACP dehydratase subunit HadC, whose protein sequence is MALKTDIRGMVWKYPDPFLIGREQVRQYAKAVKAWDPASHDEAAAAELGHDAVIAPLTFASTLALLVQEHFFKHVDVGMETMQIVQVDQKFIYHRPLKAGDQLHAVMEIQSVDERFGADIVVTRNICTDDDGEMVLEAYTTMMGHEGDNSIQVKWDPETGKVMRRAAGE, encoded by the coding sequence ATGGCGCTCAAAACCGATATCAGGGGAATGGTCTGGAAGTATCCGGATCCGTTCCTGATCGGCCGTGAGCAGGTTCGCCAGTACGCGAAGGCCGTCAAAGCCTGGGATCCGGCCAGCCACGACGAAGCCGCCGCCGCCGAACTCGGCCACGACGCCGTGATCGCGCCGCTGACCTTCGCCTCCACACTCGCGCTGTTGGTGCAAGAGCACTTCTTCAAGCACGTCGACGTCGGCATGGAGACCATGCAGATCGTCCAGGTCGACCAGAAGTTCATCTATCACCGGCCGCTCAAGGCAGGCGACCAGCTGCACGCGGTCATGGAGATCCAGTCCGTCGACGAGCGGTTCGGCGCCGACATCGTCGTCACCCGCAACATCTGCACGGACGACGACGGCGAGATGGTGCTCGAGGCCTACACCACGATGATGGGGCACGAAGGCGACAACTCGATCCAGGTCAAGTGGGATCCCGAGACCGGCAAGGTCATGCGCAGGGCCGCCGGAGAGTAA
- the secE gene encoding preprotein translocase subunit SecE — protein MSDEREGAGSADDTGTDAGADTHGQTAVVTRPLRPTGKRSRRAGGADSGETDSGDEAEASDSADAGKDGSGKSKKTKKAASGPSRNPILFVINYLKQVVAELRKVIWPNRKQMVTYTTVVLAFLAFMVALISGVDFGLAKLVSLVFGT, from the coding sequence GTGAGCGACGAGCGCGAAGGTGCCGGCTCCGCAGACGACACTGGCACCGACGCTGGCGCGGATACCCACGGTCAGACCGCGGTGGTGACCCGGCCGCTGCGCCCGACCGGCAAGCGGTCGCGCCGCGCCGGCGGCGCCGACAGCGGGGAAACCGACAGCGGTGACGAGGCCGAGGCCTCGGATTCAGCCGATGCGGGCAAGGACGGCTCCGGCAAGTCCAAGAAGACCAAGAAGGCCGCCAGCGGGCCGTCCCGCAATCCGATCCTGTTCGTCATCAACTACCTCAAGCAGGTAGTTGCCGAACTCCGGAAGGTGATCTGGCCGAACCGCAAGCAGATGGTCACCTACACCACCGTGGTGCTGGCATTCCTGGCCTTCATGGTGGCGCTGATCTCCGGTGTCGACTTCGGCTTGGCGAAGCTGGTGTCACTGGTGTTCGGCACCTGA